In Anaerolineales bacterium, a single genomic region encodes these proteins:
- a CDS encoding MerR family transcriptional regulator — MKRTTETFRTSEVARAAGVHPNTVRVYERWGFLPPVRRLPNGYRVYTRYHLEQMKLARMALHGGWPGGRIRKSAIELVRSSAGGSLPAAVRLAGNHIRLVKAERAQAETAAAYLEKWVNGRKPERRAAPLTILAAAKEVDSTVDAVRNWERNGLLRVPRNPHNGYREYGAKEIGRLRVIRMLLRAGYSTMAVLRAMRHLDSGGGKKLRRVLDTPRPEEDVLWAADRWLSTLAEQEARARKILAQLRKMNRIFK; from the coding sequence ATGAAGAGAACGACAGAGACGTTTCGCACTTCCGAAGTCGCCCGCGCCGCCGGCGTGCATCCGAACACGGTGCGGGTGTACGAGCGGTGGGGCTTCCTGCCGCCGGTCCGGAGGCTGCCCAACGGATACCGCGTGTACACCCGTTACCATCTGGAGCAGATGAAGCTGGCGCGGATGGCCCTGCACGGCGGCTGGCCCGGAGGACGGATCCGCAAATCGGCGATCGAATTGGTCCGGTCCTCGGCCGGCGGCAGCCTGCCCGCAGCGGTCCGGCTGGCCGGAAACCACATCCGTTTGGTGAAGGCCGAACGCGCCCAAGCGGAAACCGCGGCCGCGTACCTGGAAAAATGGGTGAACGGACGGAAGCCCGAGCGGCGCGCCGCCCCGCTCACAATTCTCGCCGCGGCCAAAGAGGTCGACTCGACCGTGGACGCGGTGCGCAACTGGGAGCGCAACGGCCTGCTGCGCGTGCCGCGCAACCCGCACAACGGCTACCGCGAATACGGGGCGAAGGAGATCGGTCGGCTGAGGGTGATCCGCATGTTGCTGCGCGCCGGATACAGCACCATGGCCGTCCTGCGCGCAATGCGCCACCTGGATTCCGGCGGCGGAAAAAAGCTCCGCCGGGTGCTCGACACCCCCCGCCCCGAGGAGGACGTGCTGTGGGCGGCCGACCGCTGGCTGTCGACGCTCGCCGAGCAGGAAGCCCGCGCCCGAAAAATCCTCGCGCAACTTCGCAAGATGAACCGGATTTTCAAATAG
- a CDS encoding ABC transporter permease translates to MKLLAVARKSLVELLREPMLLGMVLLTPLMFLLVYGFAYQTPHLKTYRVLAIVNAPAGNGALDGLRALEYPDGRPVFTIETDSDYSAADRALRDRTAAALLIFDPAADGLPFAYTIRGDALFNDFLTSSAILESRLSEYLLEAIGVALPVRQRQEAIPATSFRARTDFTVYAPGLLVFSILFLIPQTALLLGREMRTRTIRRLRLSPVSGPELLGGIALSQLAMAAVQIALVMGGMILFGLDYSRAAIPIFLGAFLTAVSAVGAGLIVGCLVQNDSQAVNLGATVTMLQVFVSGSFFPMPAPPLFHLFGHEIGWNDVFPATHAMTALQQAVLYGSDLGQIGFRLAAAAALSAAFFIAGAWLFQWKVMRYSAG, encoded by the coding sequence ATGAAACTGCTGGCCGTCGCCCGCAAGAGCCTGGTCGAACTGCTGCGCGAGCCGATGCTGCTCGGCATGGTCCTGCTAACGCCGCTGATGTTTTTGCTCGTCTATGGATTCGCCTACCAGACTCCCCACTTAAAAACCTACCGGGTACTGGCGATCGTGAACGCGCCGGCCGGGAACGGCGCGCTCGATGGCCTGCGGGCGCTGGAATATCCCGACGGCCGCCCTGTTTTTACCATCGAGACCGACTCAGATTATTCCGCCGCCGATCGAGCCCTGCGCGACCGGACGGCGGCCGCGCTGCTGATCTTCGATCCGGCCGCCGACGGGCTGCCCTTTGCCTACACCATCCGCGGAGACGCCCTGTTCAACGACTTTCTGACGTCTTCGGCGATCCTCGAGAGCCGGCTGAGCGAATACCTTCTCGAAGCGATCGGCGTTGCGTTGCCGGTCCGCCAGCGGCAGGAAGCCATCCCTGCGACAAGTTTCCGGGCCCGCACCGATTTCACCGTCTACGCGCCGGGCCTGCTGGTCTTCAGCATCCTGTTCCTCATCCCGCAAACGGCCCTGCTGCTCGGCCGCGAGATGCGCACCCGCACCATCCGGCGTCTCAGGCTCAGCCCTGTGTCGGGGCCGGAGTTGCTCGGCGGGATCGCCCTTTCGCAACTGGCGATGGCGGCCGTGCAGATCGCGCTGGTGATGGGCGGGATGATCCTATTCGGATTGGATTATTCCCGCGCCGCCATACCGATTTTTCTCGGCGCCTTTCTGACCGCCGTGTCCGCCGTCGGGGCCGGCCTGATCGTCGGCTGCCTGGTCCAGAACGACAGCCAGGCGGTCAACCTCGGGGCAACGGTCACGATGCTTCAGGTGTTCGTCTCCGGATCCTTCTTCCCGATGCCCGCTCCGCCGCTGTTCCACCTCTTCGGACACGAGATCGGATGGAACGACGTCTTCCCCGCCACCCATGCCATGACCGCGCTGCAACAGGCGGTCCTTTACGGATCCGACCTCGGGCAGATCGGATTCCGCCTGGCCGCGGCGGCGGCGCTTTCGGCGGCCTTCTTCATTGCCGGCGCGTGGTTATTCCAATGGAAGGTAATGCGGTATTCGGCGGGTTGA
- a CDS encoding ABC transporter permease, protein MKVSSRGGLVPDILRIARKTLVEYWREPQLLSFLLAGPPFLVLLWYVIFLPAKDRLGDFLKIQVVNRDSGLEGAGLVDMLRAVEFEGKPALDVKSIGGEADGLISLREAKAALLLIIPEDFSAALEAARTGGATTPATEIVYIGDPSSYNYVFAKGFVEPYVRAYIQTQSGKTPLIYGRFTFLPGTGTSSDFDAAVPGLLVFSLLFLIISSASSLVQEEMHRTLSRFRLARVKAFALVAGIGLAQLALALVEVAAGFLAAVALGYGQGTDWLQPARILMLCGTALLFALPVIGLGLITAAFSRNDGDAASLGSILLVPLVFLSGILFPMPAVPLFAVGGRTVGLYDLFPSTLASEAIRKAVTLGDPAALVFPVVGMLLQSAVILWIGAALYQRRKLRV, encoded by the coding sequence ATGAAGGTTTCATCGCGCGGCGGTCTTGTGCCGGATATCCTCCGCATCGCCCGCAAGACGCTGGTCGAATACTGGCGCGAGCCGCAGTTGTTGTCGTTCCTCCTCGCCGGTCCCCCGTTTTTGGTTCTGTTGTGGTATGTCATCTTCCTCCCGGCCAAGGACCGCCTGGGCGATTTTCTGAAAATCCAGGTGGTCAACCGGGATTCGGGCTTGGAAGGAGCGGGCTTGGTGGACATGCTGCGCGCCGTCGAATTCGAGGGGAAGCCGGCCTTGGATGTGAAGTCCATCGGCGGCGAAGCCGACGGATTGATCTCGCTCCGCGAAGCCAAAGCCGCCCTGCTGTTGATCATCCCGGAGGATTTTTCAGCGGCCTTGGAGGCGGCGAGGACCGGGGGCGCGACGACTCCCGCGACGGAGATCGTGTACATCGGCGACCCGTCGAGCTACAACTACGTCTTCGCCAAGGGGTTTGTCGAGCCGTACGTGCGCGCCTACATCCAAACGCAATCCGGGAAGACGCCGCTGATCTACGGCAGGTTTACATTCCTCCCCGGTACGGGGACCAGTTCCGATTTCGACGCGGCCGTCCCCGGATTGCTCGTCTTCAGCCTGCTGTTCCTGATCATTTCCAGCGCCTCCTCGCTGGTTCAGGAGGAAATGCACCGGACCCTCTCGCGCTTCCGGCTGGCGCGCGTGAAGGCGTTTGCGCTGGTGGCCGGGATCGGCCTGGCGCAATTGGCCCTGGCTCTCGTGGAAGTCGCGGCCGGGTTCCTCGCCGCCGTCGCCCTCGGCTACGGGCAGGGTACGGATTGGCTGCAGCCGGCGCGGATTCTGATGCTGTGCGGAACAGCGCTGCTGTTCGCTCTGCCGGTCATCGGGCTGGGGTTGATCACCGCCGCCTTTTCGCGAAACGACGGAGACGCCGCTTCGCTCGGCTCGATCCTCCTCGTGCCGCTGGTTTTCCTCTCGGGGATCCTTTTTCCGATGCCGGCCGTACCGTTGTTCGCCGTCGGCGGCCGGACCGTCGGGCTGTACGATCTTTTTCCGTCCACGCTGGCGTCGGAGGCCATCCGCAAGGCCGTCACGCTGGGCGATCCTGCCGCGTTGGTGTTTCCGGTGGTCGGGATGCTGCTGCAGAGCGCGGTCATCCTGTGGATCGGCGCGGCGCTGTACCAGCGCAGGAAATTGAGGGTATGA
- a CDS encoding ABC transporter ATP-binding protein has product MTDFVLQTTRLAKRFGSVQAVKDLSLEIRAGEVFGFLGPNGAGKTTSINMICGLIAPDSGEVRIHGESIRGNGGITRRIGVCPQDIVLWERLTCREQMIFIGEMYGLPARTARERADLLLAEMNLEEKRNAQARTLSGGLQRRLNLVMALVHDPEIVILDEPEAGLDPQSRVRVRQYIQSLARRKTVILTTHNMDEADRVADRIAIIDHGELLRTGTPGELKRTIGEGDVVEIRLEGDPPQLAAALAAARAADPRADARLEADLLSVRMLDAVGRVPDLVESIRRSGARAAEMRIRENTLEDAFLQLTGRRLRE; this is encoded by the coding sequence ATGACCGACTTCGTCCTGCAAACCACCCGTCTCGCCAAACGCTTCGGCTCCGTCCAAGCGGTCAAGGACCTCAGCCTCGAGATCCGCGCGGGAGAGGTGTTCGGTTTCCTCGGCCCCAACGGCGCCGGCAAGACCACGTCGATCAACATGATCTGCGGTTTGATCGCCCCGGATTCCGGCGAGGTGCGGATCCACGGGGAATCGATCCGCGGCAACGGAGGAATCACCCGGAGGATCGGCGTCTGTCCGCAGGACATCGTGCTGTGGGAGCGGCTGACCTGCCGCGAGCAAATGATCTTCATCGGCGAAATGTACGGACTGCCTGCGAGAACCGCCCGGGAGCGCGCGGACCTGCTCCTGGCGGAGATGAACCTCGAGGAGAAACGCAACGCCCAGGCGCGGACGCTTTCCGGCGGGCTTCAGCGCCGGTTGAACTTGGTGATGGCGCTGGTCCACGATCCGGAGATCGTGATCCTCGATGAACCGGAAGCCGGATTGGATCCGCAAAGCCGCGTGCGTGTCCGGCAATACATCCAATCCCTCGCCCGGCGGAAGACCGTCATCCTCACCACCCACAACATGGACGAGGCCGACCGGGTGGCCGACCGGATCGCGATCATCGACCACGGCGAGCTGCTGCGCACGGGGACGCCCGGCGAGCTCAAGCGCACGATCGGCGAGGGCGACGTTGTGGAAATTCGGCTGGAAGGCGATCCGCCGCAATTGGCGGCCGCTTTGGCCGCCGCGCGGGCCGCCGACCCGCGCGCCGACGCCCGGTTGGAGGCGGACCTGCTCTCGGTGCGGATGCTCGACGCGGTGGGAAGGGTCCCGGACCTCGTGGAATCGATCCGCCGCTCGGGGGCCCGCGCCGCGGAGATGCGCATCCGCGAGAACACGCTCGAAGACGCCTTCCTCCAACTCACCGGCCGGAGGCTGCGGGAATAG
- a CDS encoding TetR/AcrR family transcriptional regulator — MEFELILPDLENEDSVTRTFRRLDPDKRQAILDALFEEAAEKGPSRLNIKQVAERSGASIGSLYQYFGSRENLVRFFTKIAVESMVAMLRMGASYYKGKPLRQALRSYILDGIRMCRSQKSLTRFLILSAYQGDAQTGESVVRPIAVVMREVVQEMLCDGIRRGEIRADIDLEAAARAVNVLLIALGDSQIHPDLNTYFQVSGSAVAFERTLDAALDMIFRGLSPEASA, encoded by the coding sequence ATGGAGTTCGAACTCATCCTTCCCGATCTCGAGAACGAAGATTCGGTCACCCGCACCTTCCGGCGGCTGGATCCGGACAAGCGGCAGGCGATCCTCGACGCGCTGTTCGAGGAAGCCGCCGAAAAGGGGCCCTCCCGGCTGAACATCAAGCAGGTGGCCGAACGGTCCGGCGCTTCGATCGGCTCGCTCTATCAATATTTCGGCAGCCGGGAAAACCTTGTCCGGTTCTTCACCAAAATCGCCGTCGAGTCGATGGTCGCCATGCTGCGGATGGGGGCTTCCTACTACAAAGGAAAGCCCCTGCGCCAAGCGCTGCGATCCTACATCCTCGACGGCATCCGCATGTGCCGGTCGCAGAAGTCGTTGACCCGTTTCCTGATCCTGTCGGCGTATCAGGGCGACGCCCAAACCGGAGAATCGGTCGTGCGACCGATCGCCGTCGTGATGCGGGAAGTCGTGCAGGAGATGCTGTGCGACGGGATCCGTCGGGGCGAAATCCGCGCCGACATCGACCTCGAAGCGGCGGCGCGGGCCGTCAACGTCCTGTTGATCGCGCTGGGCGACAGCCAGATCCACCCCGACTTGAACACGTATTTTCAGGTGTCCGGGTCGGCCGTCGCGTTTGAACGGACTCTGGACGCGGCTCTGGACATGATCTTCCGCGGCCTTTCCCCGGAGGCGTCGGCATGA